Proteins found in one Cinclus cinclus chromosome 8, bCinCin1.1, whole genome shotgun sequence genomic segment:
- the NRDC gene encoding nardilysin isoform X1 yields MPGRNKATCGYGSPELAVGQQAAEGGRDAGGRSPHGDEEEERVGAGPEHNLGDPDIVKSPSDPKQYRYIKLQNGLCALLISDLNYLDGAPTSSEEEEDDNDDSEEGSDEYDDSGAEIEDGREDDECDEGDESEDSDEDNEDFNDSDNSELEELAEKEETRKRGCSEKQSAAALCVAVGSFSDPEDLPGLAHFLEHMVFMGSLKYPDENGFDAFLKKHGGGDNASTDCERTVFQFDVQRKYFKEALDRWAQFFIHPLMIRDAIDREVEAVDSEYQLARPSDANRKEMLFGSLARPGHPMKKFFWGNADTLKHEPKMNNIDTYTRLREFWQRHYSAHYMTLVVQSKETLDTLEKWVTEIFSEIPNNGLPKPSFGHLTQPFDTPEFHKLYRVVPIRKVHSLTITWALPPQEQYYRVKPLHYISWLVGHEGKGSVLSFLRKKFWALALYGGNGETGFEQNSTYSIFSISVTLTDEGYKHFYEVAHVVFQYVKMLQKRGPDQRIWEEIQKIEANEFHYQEQTDPVDYVENLCENMQLFQKEDFLTGDQLLFEYKPEIIANALNQLSPQRANLVLLSAANEGQCHLKEKWFGTQYSVEDIDRFWSDLWDSDFELNPDLHLPEENKYIATDFALKVADCPETEYPVKTLSTQQGCLWYRKDDKFKIPKGYVRFHLISPLIQQSAENIVLFDTFVNILSHNLGEPAYEADVAQLEYKLVAGEYGLIIRVKGFNHKLPLLFQLIIDYLSDFSFTPAVFEMITEQLKKTYYNILIKPETLAKDVRLLILEHGRWSMIDKYQTLMKGLSIEALSAFVTAFKSQLFVEGLVQGNFTSREAKDFLNYVVQKLQFSPLAHPCPVQFRVVDLPNSHLLCKVKTLNKGDANSEVTVYYQSGARNLREYTLMELLVMHMEEPCFDFLRTKQTLGYHVYPTCRNTSGILGFSVTVATQATKYNSELVDRKIEEFLSCFEEKIKDLTEEAFSTQVTALIKLKECEDSHLGEEVDRNWNEVVTQQYLFDRLAREIEALKSITQADLVNWFQAHRNNQRKVLSVHVIGYGKHEGDSEVTAVSVQNSSSGEIPHLVLLPPSSLMSDITSIKDIKAYTSTLNVLPYHKILK; encoded by the exons ATGCCCGGCAGGAACAAGGCGACTTGCGGCTACGGCAGCCCGGAGCTTGCGGTGGGACAGCAGGCCGCGGAGGGCGGCCGCGACGCCGGAGGCCGCTCGCCGCATGGGGACGAGGAGGAAGAGCGCGTGGGGGCCGGTCCCGAACACAACCTCGGTGACCCCGATATCGTCAAGTCCCCCAGCGACCCCAAGCAGTACCG GTATATCAAACTGCAGAATGGCTTATGTGCACTTTTGATTTCGGATTTGAATTACTTGGATGGTGCCCCAACAtcttcagaggaggaggaggatgataATGATGATTCTGAAGAGGGCAGTGATGAATATGATGACTCTGGAGCTGAGATCGAAGATGGTAGAGAAGATGATGAGTGTGATGAGGGGGATGAGAGTGAGGACAGTGATGAAGATAATGAGGATTTCAATGATTCTGATAACAGTGAATTAGAAGAGCTGGCTGAAAAGGAGGAGACAAGAAAGAGAGGTTGTTCAGAAAAGCAG TCTGCAGCAGCCCTCTGTGTTGCTGTTGGCAGCTTCTCTGATCCTGAAGATCTGCCTGGATTAGCACACTTCCTGGAACATA TGGTTTTTATGGGCAGTTTGAAGTACCCAGATGAGAACGGGTTTGATGCATTCCTGAAGAAACATGGGGGAGGTGACAATGCCTCGACTGACTGTGAGAGAACAGTATTCCAGTTTGATGTGCAGAGGAAGTACTTCAAAGAAGCCCTGGATAG GTGGGCACAATTCTTTATTCACCCATTAATGATCAGGGATGCAATAGATCGAGAAGTGGAGGCTGTAGACAGTG AGTATCAGCTAGCAAGGCCCTCTGATGCAAACAGAAAGGAGATGTTATTTGGGAGTCTTGCCAGGCCTGGACATCctatgaagaaatttttttggg GCAATGCAGATACACTCAAACACGAGCCCAAAATGAACAATATCGACACCTACACCAGGCTGAGGGAATTCTGGCAGCGCCATTACTCTGCTCACTACATGACTTTGGTTGTCCAGTCTAAAG aAACACTGGATACATTGGAAAAGTGGGTGACAGAAATCTTCTCTGAGATCCCAAATAA tGGTTTACCCAAACCCAGCTTTGGCCATCTGACTCAGCCTTTTGACACACCAGAGTTTCACAAGCTTTACAGAG TTGTTCCAATCAGGAAGGTTCATTCATTGACCATCACTTGGGCTCTTCCTCCACAAGAGCAATATTACAG GGTGAAGCCTCTTCATTATATTTCCTGGCTGGTGGGACATGAAGGCAAAGGCAGTGTTCTTTCTTTCCTTAGGAAAAA GTTTTGGGCCCTTGCATTGTATGGAGGAAATGGAGAGACAGGATTTGAACAGAACTCCACTTACTCCAtcttcagcatttctgtgaCTTTGACTGATGAAGGTTACAAGCACTTCTACGAG GTGGCCCACGTTGTGTTTCAGTATGTGAAGATGCTGCAGAAAAGGGGGCCAGATCAAAG AATATGGGAAGAAATACAAAAGATTGAAGCTAATGAATTTCACTACCAGGAACAG ACAGATCCAGTTGACTATGTGGAAAACCTTTGTGAGAACATGCAGTTGTTTCAGAAGGAAGATTTTCTGACAGGAGACCAGCTTTTGTTTGAATATAAGCCTGAG ATCATTGCTAATGCCCTGAACCAGCTCAGCCCTCAGAGAGCCAACCTGGTTTTGCTATCTGCTGCCAACGAAGGCCAGTGTCACCTCAAAGAGAAGTGGTTTGGGACTCAGTACAGCGTGGAAg ATATTGACAGGTTCTGGAGTGATTTATGGGACAGTGACTTTGAGTTAAACCCAGATTTACACcttccagaagaaaacaaatacatag CCACTGACTTTGCTTTGAAAGTTGCTGACTGCCCCGAGACAGAATATCCAGTCAAAACACTCAGCACACAACAAGGCTGTCTCTGGTACAGGAAGGATGATAAATTCAAAATCCCAAAAG GTTATGTTCGATTCCATCTGATCTCTCCACTGATACAGCAGTCTGCAGAGAA CATTGTGTTGTTTGATACATTTGTAAACATCCTTTCCCACAATCTGGGGGAGCCAGCCTATGAAGCAGATGTGGCTCAGCTGGAGTACAAGCTGGTGGCTGGAGAGTATGGCCTGATCATCCGAGTGAAAGGATTCAATCACAAACTACCT CTTCTATTTCAGCTCATCATTGATTACTTGTCTGACTTCAGCTTTACTCCAGCAGTTTTTGAAATGATAacagagcagctgaagaaaacatacTACAACATCCTCATTAAACCTGAGACTCTGGCCAA GGACGTGCGGCTGCTGATCCTGGAGCACGGCCGCTGGTCCATGATTGACAAGTACCAGACCCTGATGAAGGGACTCTCCATCGAGGCCCTCTCCGCCTTCGTCACCGCCTTCAAGTCACAGCTCTTCGTGGAGGGTCTGGTGCAAGGGAACTTCACCAGCAGG GAAGCCAAGGATTTCCTGAACTACGTTGTTCA AAAGCTCCAGTTCTCCCCCCTGGCCCACCCCTGCCCTGTGCAGTTCCGGGTGGTGGATTTGCCAAACTCCCACCTGCTCTGTAAGGTGAAAACTCTCAACAAGGGCGATGCCAACTCCGAGGTCACAGTCTATTACCAG TCAGGTGCCAGGAACCTGAGGGAATACACCCTGATGGAGCTGCTTGTG ATGCACATGGAGGAGCCttgctttgacttcctgaggaCCAAGCAGACCCTCGG ctaCCACGTGTACCCCACCTGCAGGAACACTTCTGGGATTCTTGGCTTCTCAGTCACTGTGGCAACCCAGGCAACTAAATACAA TTCTGAATTAGTTGACAGGAAAATAGAGGAGtttctttcttgctttgaaGAGAAAATCAAGGATTTAACTGAAGAGGCTTTTAGCACCCAG GTAACAGCTTTGATAAAACTGAAAGAATGTGAAGATTCCCACCTTGGAGAAGAAGTGGACAGGAACTGGAATGAAGTGGTGACCCAGCAGTACCTGTTTGACAGGCTGGCACGGGAG ATTGAAGCTCTCAAGTCTATTACACAAGCAGACCTGGTCAACTGGTTCCAAGCTCACAGAAACAACCAGAGGAAAGTGCTCAGTGTACAT GTGATTGGATATGGAAAGCATGAAGGGGACTCAGAGGTGACAGCTGTCTCAGTACAGAACTCTTCATCTGGTGAAATACCTCATCTTGTTTTATTGCCCCCCTCCTCTTTGATGAGTGACATTACTTCCATCAAGGACATCAAAGCCTACACATCAACTCTGAATGTTCTCCCTTAccataaaatattgaaataa
- the NRDC gene encoding nardilysin isoform X2, whose protein sequence is MSRCDVPNLLEECPDRYIKLQNGLCALLISDLNYLDGAPTSSEEEEDDNDDSEEGSDEYDDSGAEIEDGREDDECDEGDESEDSDEDNEDFNDSDNSELEELAEKEETRKRGCSEKQSAAALCVAVGSFSDPEDLPGLAHFLEHMVFMGSLKYPDENGFDAFLKKHGGGDNASTDCERTVFQFDVQRKYFKEALDRWAQFFIHPLMIRDAIDREVEAVDSEYQLARPSDANRKEMLFGSLARPGHPMKKFFWGNADTLKHEPKMNNIDTYTRLREFWQRHYSAHYMTLVVQSKETLDTLEKWVTEIFSEIPNNGLPKPSFGHLTQPFDTPEFHKLYRVVPIRKVHSLTITWALPPQEQYYRVKPLHYISWLVGHEGKGSVLSFLRKKFWALALYGGNGETGFEQNSTYSIFSISVTLTDEGYKHFYEVAHVVFQYVKMLQKRGPDQRIWEEIQKIEANEFHYQEQTDPVDYVENLCENMQLFQKEDFLTGDQLLFEYKPEIIANALNQLSPQRANLVLLSAANEGQCHLKEKWFGTQYSVEDIDRFWSDLWDSDFELNPDLHLPEENKYIATDFALKVADCPETEYPVKTLSTQQGCLWYRKDDKFKIPKGYVRFHLISPLIQQSAENIVLFDTFVNILSHNLGEPAYEADVAQLEYKLVAGEYGLIIRVKGFNHKLPLLFQLIIDYLSDFSFTPAVFEMITEQLKKTYYNILIKPETLAKDVRLLILEHGRWSMIDKYQTLMKGLSIEALSAFVTAFKSQLFVEGLVQGNFTSREAKDFLNYVVQKLQFSPLAHPCPVQFRVVDLPNSHLLCKVKTLNKGDANSEVTVYYQSGARNLREYTLMELLVMHMEEPCFDFLRTKQTLGYHVYPTCRNTSGILGFSVTVATQATKYNSELVDRKIEEFLSCFEEKIKDLTEEAFSTQVTALIKLKECEDSHLGEEVDRNWNEVVTQQYLFDRLAREIEALKSITQADLVNWFQAHRNNQRKVLSVHVIGYGKHEGDSEVTAVSVQNSSSGEIPHLVLLPPSSLMSDITSIKDIKAYTSTLNVLPYHKILK, encoded by the exons ATGTCCAGGTGTGATGTCCCAAACCTCCTGGAGGAGTGTCCTGACAG GTATATCAAACTGCAGAATGGCTTATGTGCACTTTTGATTTCGGATTTGAATTACTTGGATGGTGCCCCAACAtcttcagaggaggaggaggatgataATGATGATTCTGAAGAGGGCAGTGATGAATATGATGACTCTGGAGCTGAGATCGAAGATGGTAGAGAAGATGATGAGTGTGATGAGGGGGATGAGAGTGAGGACAGTGATGAAGATAATGAGGATTTCAATGATTCTGATAACAGTGAATTAGAAGAGCTGGCTGAAAAGGAGGAGACAAGAAAGAGAGGTTGTTCAGAAAAGCAG TCTGCAGCAGCCCTCTGTGTTGCTGTTGGCAGCTTCTCTGATCCTGAAGATCTGCCTGGATTAGCACACTTCCTGGAACATA TGGTTTTTATGGGCAGTTTGAAGTACCCAGATGAGAACGGGTTTGATGCATTCCTGAAGAAACATGGGGGAGGTGACAATGCCTCGACTGACTGTGAGAGAACAGTATTCCAGTTTGATGTGCAGAGGAAGTACTTCAAAGAAGCCCTGGATAG GTGGGCACAATTCTTTATTCACCCATTAATGATCAGGGATGCAATAGATCGAGAAGTGGAGGCTGTAGACAGTG AGTATCAGCTAGCAAGGCCCTCTGATGCAAACAGAAAGGAGATGTTATTTGGGAGTCTTGCCAGGCCTGGACATCctatgaagaaatttttttggg GCAATGCAGATACACTCAAACACGAGCCCAAAATGAACAATATCGACACCTACACCAGGCTGAGGGAATTCTGGCAGCGCCATTACTCTGCTCACTACATGACTTTGGTTGTCCAGTCTAAAG aAACACTGGATACATTGGAAAAGTGGGTGACAGAAATCTTCTCTGAGATCCCAAATAA tGGTTTACCCAAACCCAGCTTTGGCCATCTGACTCAGCCTTTTGACACACCAGAGTTTCACAAGCTTTACAGAG TTGTTCCAATCAGGAAGGTTCATTCATTGACCATCACTTGGGCTCTTCCTCCACAAGAGCAATATTACAG GGTGAAGCCTCTTCATTATATTTCCTGGCTGGTGGGACATGAAGGCAAAGGCAGTGTTCTTTCTTTCCTTAGGAAAAA GTTTTGGGCCCTTGCATTGTATGGAGGAAATGGAGAGACAGGATTTGAACAGAACTCCACTTACTCCAtcttcagcatttctgtgaCTTTGACTGATGAAGGTTACAAGCACTTCTACGAG GTGGCCCACGTTGTGTTTCAGTATGTGAAGATGCTGCAGAAAAGGGGGCCAGATCAAAG AATATGGGAAGAAATACAAAAGATTGAAGCTAATGAATTTCACTACCAGGAACAG ACAGATCCAGTTGACTATGTGGAAAACCTTTGTGAGAACATGCAGTTGTTTCAGAAGGAAGATTTTCTGACAGGAGACCAGCTTTTGTTTGAATATAAGCCTGAG ATCATTGCTAATGCCCTGAACCAGCTCAGCCCTCAGAGAGCCAACCTGGTTTTGCTATCTGCTGCCAACGAAGGCCAGTGTCACCTCAAAGAGAAGTGGTTTGGGACTCAGTACAGCGTGGAAg ATATTGACAGGTTCTGGAGTGATTTATGGGACAGTGACTTTGAGTTAAACCCAGATTTACACcttccagaagaaaacaaatacatag CCACTGACTTTGCTTTGAAAGTTGCTGACTGCCCCGAGACAGAATATCCAGTCAAAACACTCAGCACACAACAAGGCTGTCTCTGGTACAGGAAGGATGATAAATTCAAAATCCCAAAAG GTTATGTTCGATTCCATCTGATCTCTCCACTGATACAGCAGTCTGCAGAGAA CATTGTGTTGTTTGATACATTTGTAAACATCCTTTCCCACAATCTGGGGGAGCCAGCCTATGAAGCAGATGTGGCTCAGCTGGAGTACAAGCTGGTGGCTGGAGAGTATGGCCTGATCATCCGAGTGAAAGGATTCAATCACAAACTACCT CTTCTATTTCAGCTCATCATTGATTACTTGTCTGACTTCAGCTTTACTCCAGCAGTTTTTGAAATGATAacagagcagctgaagaaaacatacTACAACATCCTCATTAAACCTGAGACTCTGGCCAA GGACGTGCGGCTGCTGATCCTGGAGCACGGCCGCTGGTCCATGATTGACAAGTACCAGACCCTGATGAAGGGACTCTCCATCGAGGCCCTCTCCGCCTTCGTCACCGCCTTCAAGTCACAGCTCTTCGTGGAGGGTCTGGTGCAAGGGAACTTCACCAGCAGG GAAGCCAAGGATTTCCTGAACTACGTTGTTCA AAAGCTCCAGTTCTCCCCCCTGGCCCACCCCTGCCCTGTGCAGTTCCGGGTGGTGGATTTGCCAAACTCCCACCTGCTCTGTAAGGTGAAAACTCTCAACAAGGGCGATGCCAACTCCGAGGTCACAGTCTATTACCAG TCAGGTGCCAGGAACCTGAGGGAATACACCCTGATGGAGCTGCTTGTG ATGCACATGGAGGAGCCttgctttgacttcctgaggaCCAAGCAGACCCTCGG ctaCCACGTGTACCCCACCTGCAGGAACACTTCTGGGATTCTTGGCTTCTCAGTCACTGTGGCAACCCAGGCAACTAAATACAA TTCTGAATTAGTTGACAGGAAAATAGAGGAGtttctttcttgctttgaaGAGAAAATCAAGGATTTAACTGAAGAGGCTTTTAGCACCCAG GTAACAGCTTTGATAAAACTGAAAGAATGTGAAGATTCCCACCTTGGAGAAGAAGTGGACAGGAACTGGAATGAAGTGGTGACCCAGCAGTACCTGTTTGACAGGCTGGCACGGGAG ATTGAAGCTCTCAAGTCTATTACACAAGCAGACCTGGTCAACTGGTTCCAAGCTCACAGAAACAACCAGAGGAAAGTGCTCAGTGTACAT GTGATTGGATATGGAAAGCATGAAGGGGACTCAGAGGTGACAGCTGTCTCAGTACAGAACTCTTCATCTGGTGAAATACCTCATCTTGTTTTATTGCCCCCCTCCTCTTTGATGAGTGACATTACTTCCATCAAGGACATCAAAGCCTACACATCAACTCTGAATGTTCTCCCTTAccataaaatattgaaataa